In the Rhizophagus irregularis chromosome 8, complete sequence genome, one interval contains:
- a CDS encoding uncharacterized protein (SECRETED:cutsite_NET-FK; SECRETED:prob_0.2278); SECRETED:SignalP(1-21) yields the protein MKMYVLISFVLIWQATIINETFKTLTKESLARNGEWIIGFGKVNVRESLKKWKCEKGDDAICEDIGGGIEIIEIIDINEDKENYIDS from the coding sequence ATGAAGATGTATGTTTTAATATCTTTTGTACTTATATGGCAGGCCAcaataattaatgaaacatTTAAAACCTTGACCAAAGAAAGCCTTGCTAGAAATGGAGAATGGATTATTGGTTTTGGAAAAGTAAATGTTCGTGAGTCATTGAAAAAATGGAAGTGCGAAAAGGGCGATGATGCTATTTGCGAAGATATTGGAGGAGGaatagaaataattgaaattattgatataaatgaagacaaagaaaattatatagataGTTAA